A genomic segment from Thermoanaerobacterium sp. PSU-2 encodes:
- a CDS encoding DUF2442 domain-containing protein encodes MYKIIDIKAADDYKLIITFEKGVIKEYDMKQKLDEWPFEMLKNKAYFKAIKVDIGGYGISWNSDIDLSEYELWVNGKSISLV; translated from the coding sequence ATGTATAAAATTATTGATATAAAGGCTGCAGATGATTACAAATTGATTATTACTTTTGAAAAGGGAGTAATAAAAGAATATGATATGAAACAAAAACTTGATGAATGGCCATTTGAAATGCTGAAAAATAAAGCGTATTTTAAAGCAATAAAAGTTGATATTGGAGGATATGGTATAAGTTGGAACAGTGATATAGATTTAAGTGAATACGAACTTTGGGTCAATGGAAAGAGCATTAGTTTGGTATGA
- the tnpA gene encoding IS200/IS605 family transposase yields the protein MLILDNNNHSVFLLYYHLIMVVKYRIKVIDDNISNRLKEIFENISPNYNISLQEWNHDKDHVHILFKAEPNSEISKFINAYKSASSRLIKKEYPQIKQKLWKEYFWSRSYCLLTSGGAPIEVIKQYIESQGEKR from the coding sequence ATGCTAATATTAGATAATAATAATCATTCAGTATTCTTACTGTATTATCATCTTATAATGGTTGTAAAATACAGAATAAAAGTAATAGACGATAACATATCAAATAGATTAAAGGAGATATTTGAGAATATATCACCTAATTATAATATATCACTGCAAGAATGGAATCACGATAAAGACCATGTACACATACTTTTCAAAGCAGAGCCAAACTCTGAAATATCTAAATTCATTAACGCTTATAAAAGTGCATCGTCTAGACTTATAAAAAAAGAATATCCGCAGATAAAACAAAAACTTTGGAAAGAATATTTTTGGTCAAGAAGTTACTGTCTTCTTACATCAGGTGGTGCACCTATAGAAGTTATAAAACAGTATATAGAAAGCCAAGGTGAGAAAAGATGA
- a CDS encoding Uma2 family endonuclease — translation MPLPKENKKYTYADYLTWPEGERYEIIDGVPYMQAAPTWQHQAVLMELSRQFANYLRNKTCMVFTSPFDLRLPGDNKQSDDDVTNVLQPDIVVVCDRSGLRKTGYYGVPELIVEIVSSSSMRRDRLEKFNIYEKAGVREYWIVEPEGKIVSVFVLQDSKRYGRPEMYTDEDKVKVTIFDDLIIDLKPVFDY, via the coding sequence ATGCCACTGCCGAAAGAAAATAAGAAATATACATATGCTGATTATTTGACGTGGCCAGAAGGGGAAAGGTATGAGATAATTGATGGTGTTCCATATATGCAGGCAGCACCAACATGGCAGCATCAAGCGGTATTAATGGAACTGTCAAGACAGTTTGCAAATTATTTGCGAAATAAGACTTGTATGGTTTTTACTTCACCTTTTGATTTACGCCTGCCAGGTGATAATAAGCAAAGCGATGATGATGTGACTAATGTCCTACAGCCTGATATAGTTGTTGTGTGTGATAGATCTGGATTACGAAAGACTGGCTATTATGGAGTCCCTGAATTGATTGTAGAGATTGTATCATCATCAAGTATGAGGCGTGACAGATTAGAAAAATTTAATATATATGAAAAAGCCGGTGTTAGAGAATATTGGATAGTGGAGCCAGAAGGGAAAATTGTAAGTGTGTTTGTTCTACAAGATAGTAAAAGATACGGGAGACCTGAAATGTATACTGACGAAGATAAAGTTAAGGTGACTATTTTTGATGATCTTATAATTGATTTAAAACCGGTATTTGATTATTAG